A single region of the Bacteroides luhongzhouii genome encodes:
- a CDS encoding FecR family protein: MKSKKKHTSQDFEIVDGIGKYMDDDIQRIIEGKQLELGDRELPPFDEYRIYKNIQEAVMREEKRKNRRIRMPLFFKWTVACAIVLLVIGVGYNFYQSRSEANLVYREVCAVRGEKLLVLLPDGSRVWLNADSKLTYPEQFAKYNRNVTLEGEAYFEIAENKKSPFQVFAENVKIQVTGTCFNVKAYASDKVIKTTLDKGSINIGHVKSRRPMQQVLPGQTAVYEKRSNVLRIKTDRYHDDASSWKSNRLIFRNASLKEVLTTLSRHFDIEITVKNEKIASFTYNFVCKGNDLNYVLEVMQSITPVSFKKISEYTYTIE; this comes from the coding sequence AAAAAGAAACATACAAGTCAGGACTTTGAAATAGTTGACGGCATCGGGAAATATATGGATGACGACATTCAAAGGATAATAGAAGGCAAACAGCTCGAATTGGGCGACAGAGAATTGCCTCCTTTTGATGAATATCGCATTTATAAGAATATTCAGGAAGCCGTGATGCGGGAAGAAAAACGAAAGAACAGGAGAATAAGGATGCCATTGTTCTTTAAGTGGACGGTAGCTTGTGCAATTGTTTTGCTAGTGATAGGTGTAGGATATAATTTCTATCAAAGTCGTAGTGAGGCAAACCTTGTTTATCGGGAGGTCTGTGCTGTAAGGGGTGAGAAGCTACTCGTATTACTTCCTGATGGTAGCCGGGTGTGGTTAAATGCCGATTCTAAATTGACCTATCCGGAACAGTTTGCAAAATACAACAGGAATGTTACGCTGGAAGGAGAGGCTTATTTTGAGATAGCTGAAAACAAGAAATCACCTTTTCAGGTGTTTGCCGAGAATGTAAAAATACAGGTGACGGGAACGTGTTTCAATGTAAAAGCATATGCTTCGGATAAGGTAATTAAAACTACACTCGACAAAGGGAGTATAAATATCGGACATGTGAAAAGCCGTAGACCTATGCAACAAGTGCTTCCCGGACAAACTGCAGTTTATGAAAAAAGAAGCAATGTACTAAGGATAAAAACTGATAGATATCACGATGATGCTTCGAGTTGGAAGAGCAACCGGCTTATTTTCAGAAATGCGTCACTGAAAGAAGTGCTTACAACACTCTCGCGGCATTTTGATATAGAGATTACAGTTAAAAACGAAAAGATTGCTTCGTTTACGTACAACTTCGTTTGTAAAGGAAACGACTTGAACTATGTGTTGGAGGTGATGCAATCCATAACACCGGTTAGCTTTAAAAAAATATCAGAATATACATATACCATTGAATAA
- a CDS encoding endonuclease/exonuclease/phosphatase family protein, protein MKALLKPIVWVCLFFFAYQSTYAQALKIMSYNCRMSGQMTGYSVKEYAVFIRKYNPDVVMLQEIDYNTKRNKNQDFTTQLAAELGLFSVFGKAMDTGGGEYGVAILSKYPFVYINNKTFEGIDGAKEPRTLLYVDIQEPGTSDIIRIGTTHLDHSTDLIRSAMAEQINERIGTGDTPTLLGGDFNARTDSNVICEVMKNWQRICDDTFTYPADQPTIKIDYIFGLPQNKWKVKSFKVLSNPEVSDHRALFAEVEFVK, encoded by the coding sequence ATGAAAGCACTTTTAAAGCCCATTGTATGGGTATGCCTTTTCTTCTTTGCGTATCAAAGTACGTATGCGCAGGCTCTTAAAATAATGAGCTATAATTGCCGGATGTCCGGACAGATGACTGGTTACTCGGTGAAGGAGTATGCTGTATTTATCAGGAAATACAATCCGGATGTTGTAATGTTGCAAGAGATAGATTACAACACGAAAAGGAATAAAAATCAAGATTTCACCACTCAGCTGGCTGCGGAGTTGGGATTGTTTTCCGTCTTCGGGAAAGCGATGGATACTGGTGGTGGAGAATATGGAGTGGCCATACTCTCAAAATATCCTTTTGTTTATATCAATAACAAAACCTTTGAAGGTATAGACGGAGCCAAAGAACCCCGGACATTATTGTATGTAGATATTCAGGAACCGGGAACTTCAGACATAATCAGGATAGGAACGACTCACCTGGATCATTCGACGGACCTGATAAGGAGCGCGATGGCCGAACAGATTAATGAGCGGATTGGTACGGGAGATACCCCGACGTTGCTGGGGGGAGATTTTAATGCCAGGACCGACTCTAATGTGATTTGTGAAGTCATGAAGAACTGGCAGAGAATCTGCGATGATACGTTCACCTATCCGGCAGATCAGCCGACAATCAAGATTGATTATATATTCGGACTTCCACAGAATAAGTGGAAAGTGAAGTCGTTTAAAGTTTTATCTAATCCGGAAGTTTCTGACCACAGGGCTTTGTTTGCTGAAGTTGAATTTGTAAAATGA